The following are encoded together in the Streptomyces tsukubensis genome:
- a CDS encoding VOC family protein, translating to MYQQMIFVNLAVNNLEVSRKFFTDLGYALNTQFSDDRSASVVISDTIVMMLLDKARFSDFTPKEISDPEKTSEVLIALSAESRDKVDELVDKALSVGGATVQETRDYGFMYGRSFQDPDGHIFEVMWMDPSVVEDQA from the coding sequence ATGTACCAGCAAATGATTTTCGTCAACCTGGCGGTGAACAACCTTGAGGTCTCAAGGAAGTTCTTCACCGACCTGGGGTACGCGCTCAACACCCAGTTCAGCGACGATCGCAGCGCCAGCGTCGTGATCAGCGACACCATTGTGATGATGCTGCTGGACAAGGCACGCTTCAGCGACTTCACGCCGAAGGAGATCTCGGACCCCGAGAAGACGAGCGAGGTCCTGATCGCCCTGAGCGCGGAAAGTCGTGACAAGGTCGATGAGCTGGTCGACAAGGCACTGTCCGTAGGGGGTGCCACGGTGCAGGAGACTCGGGACTACGGCTTCATGTACGGCCGTTCGTTCCAGGACCCGGACGGCCACATCTTTGAGGTCATGTGGATGGACCCGTCGGTGGTGGAGGACCAGGCCTGA